The following proteins are co-located in the Camelina sativa cultivar DH55 chromosome 12, Cs, whole genome shotgun sequence genome:
- the LOC104734094 gene encoding uncharacterized protein LOC104734094: MFVAKWEPGVIPKKPELSSAPIWLELRNVPLQFFNEEGLEHVAVMVGEPKCLHPSTANKTNLEVAKVFTVIYPRKPLPEVVNVQFPSGEIVRILVSSPWMPPVCSHCKGIEHTLKRCPTAPITCSPCKSTTHSQETCPRLKEHKEQNVNRRKQKKHPQTLLDQGRSAPAKATKMAYVRVSSQVAPAKPTSAPSQAEKAPIPVLNPPLEIGESSGLSIHCKASNPPTTEDPLSEAEPDSSDTLSSERGDETGDEFVDDFQVALSKRQHKVQRDLGKIWVLWDPSVQVVVVSKSLQMVTCEVLLPEAKDMIIVSIIYASNEETQRKELWAELVSLANSPMVENKPWIALGDFNQVLNPDEHSNPPTLNVDKRTRDLRDSLVEADL, translated from the exons ATGTTTGTTGCCAAATGGGAACCAGGCGTCATCCCAAAGAAACCAGAGCTATCCTCTGCCCCCATCTGGCTAGAGCTTCGTAATGTCCCCCTGCAATTCTTCAATGAGGAAGGCCTTGAACATGTTGCAGTTATGGTGGGAGAGCCAAAATGTCTCCACCCATCGacagcaaacaaaacaaatttagaaGTGGCAAAGGTTTTCACCGTCATATATCCACGCAAACCGCTGCCGGAGGTGGTGAATGTTCAATTTCCCTCAGGGGAAATCGTGCGTATATTGGTCTCAAGTCCCTGGATGCCGCCGGTTTGTTCCCACTGCAAAGGCATTGAGCATACTCTAAAAAGATGTCCGACTGCTCCTATCACCTGTTCGCCCTGTAAATCTACGACTCATTCTCAGGAGACCTGTCCGAGGTTGAAGGAGCATAAGGAGCAGAATGTTAATCggaggaaacaaaagaaacaccCCCAGACCCTATTAGACCAGGGTAGATCTGCCCCCGCGAAGGCTACTAAGATGGCTTACGTGAGAGTCTCCTCACAGGTCGCACCAGCTAAACCCACCAGCGCTCCATCTCAAGCTGAAAAAGCTCCGATTCCGGTGTTGAACCCACCTCTGGAGATAGGGGAGTCTAGCGGATTATCGATTCATTGCAAGGCGTCAAATCCCCCAACCACAGAGGATCCACTCTCTGAAGCTGAACCAGACTCATCAGATACTTTATCTTCAGAGAGAGGCGATGAAACGGGAGATGAATTTGTGGACGATTTTCAAGTTGCTCTCTCCAAGAGGCAACACAAGGTTCAGCGAG ATTTGGGAAAAATATGGGTCTTGTGGGATCCTAGTGTCCAAGTTGTGGTGGTTTCAAAGTCCCTACAGATGGTAACCTGTGAAGTTCTGCTGCCAGAGGCTAAAGACATGATCATTGTTTCAATCATCTATGCCTCAAATGAGGAAACTCAGAGAAAGGAGCTGTGGGCTGAACTGGTATCTCTTGCCAACTCCCCGATGGTGGAAAACAAACCGTGGATTGCTTTAGGAGATTTCAATCAAGTCCTTAACCCTGATGAGCACTCTAACCCTCCTACATTGAATGTGGACAAGCGCACTAGAGACCTGAGAGATTCCTTGGTTGAGGCTGACTTATAG